In the Phaseolus vulgaris cultivar G19833 chromosome 7, P. vulgaris v2.0, whole genome shotgun sequence genome, one interval contains:
- the LOC137830412 gene encoding uncharacterized protein — protein sequence MDAASQLACCGIDSFPRSSPSPRRHHSLLHLRRRSGRVFAVSAEPKPARQKIVGGANSNRSVNGVSTRIGDVSKEIKRVRAQMEEDEQLASLMRGLRGQNLRDSLFAEDDVELRLVEVDESSEFLPLVYDPASISAYWGKRPRAVATRIVQLLSVAGGFLSRIALDVINKKVKENEVARAIELREIVTSLGPAYIKLGQALSIRPDILSPVAMTELQKLCDKVPSFADDVAMALIEEELGQPWQNMYSELSSSPIAAASLGQVYKGRLKENGDLVAVKVQRPFVLETVTIDLFIIRNLGLALRKFPQISIDVVGLVDEWAARFFEELDYVNEGENGNRFAEMMRKDLPQVVIPRTYQKYTSRRVLTTEWIDGEKLSQSTESDVGELVNVGVICYLKQLLDTGFFHADPHPGNLIRTPDGKLAILDFGLVTKLTDDQKYGMIEAIAHLIHRDYQAIVKDFVKLGFIPDGVNLEPILPVLAKVFDQALEGGGAKNINFQELASDLAQITFDYPFRIPPYFALIIRAIGVLEGIALVGNPDFAIVDEAYPYIAQRLLTDESPRLRDALRYTIYGKSGVFDAERFIDVMQAFENFITAAKSGGGESMNGNMAELGILTTRQSEYLLPGFQSVMPQPQQPVQTRAALAFLLSDRGNFFREFLLDEIVKGIDAVTREQLVRTMSLLGIQNATPVFSMVPTLGPFKTAALIPSITEEDEVILNNVQMVVEFLTAGSSLSRTSDQVLNIPQIIQELLPVLPGISVKVLPDIVSRLSSRVLARLIRDTFL from the exons ATGGATGCAGCATCGCAGCTTGCTTGCTGCGGAATCGATTCGTTTCCTCGCAGCTCTCCTTCTCCTCGCCGTCACCACAGTCTCCTCCATCTCCGCCGCCGCTCTGGCCGCGTCTTTGCAGTCTCTGCCGAGCCCAAACCGGCGCGGCAAAAAATTGTCGGTGGAGCTAATTCAAACAGATCAGTCAACGGAGTCTCCACG AGAATTGGAGATGTTTCGAAGGAGATTAAGAGAGTGAGGGCTCAGATGGAAGAGGACGAACAGTTAGCGTCACTCATGAGAGGCCTTCGAGGCCAGAATTTGAGGGACTCTCTCTTCGCTGAGGATGATGTTGAGCTTCGTCTTGTTGAG GTGGATGAGAGTAGTGAGTTTTTGCCTTTGGTATATGATCCTGCTAGCATTTCTGCATATTGGGGAAAACGACCACGGGCTGTTGCAACTCGCATTGTGCAGTTGTTATCTGTTGCTGGAGGTTTTCTTTCGCGCATTGCCTTGGATGTGATTAACAAGAAGGTTAAGGAG AATGAAGTTGCTCGAGCCATTGAGCTACGTGAAATTGTGACATCTTTGGGTCCAGCGTACATTAAACTTGGGCAAGCATTGAGCATTCGACCTGATATACTTTCACCTGTAGCAATGACGGAGCTGCAGAAGCTTTGTGATAAA GTTCCTTCATTTGCCGATGATGTGGCTATGGCTCTAATTGAGGAGGAACTTGGTCAGCCATGGCAAAACATGTATTCTGAACTATCATCTTCTCCCATTGCTGCTG CATCTCTTGGACAAGTATACAAGGGTCGCCTAAAGGAAAATGGGGATTTGGTTGCTGTTAAAGTGCAAAGGCCTTTTGTTCTTGAGACAGTTACAATTGATTTATTCATTATCAGGAATCTTGGTTTGGCTCTTCGAAAGTTTCCTCAG ATCTCCATTGATGTGGTTGGGTTGGTTGATGAGTGGGCTGCTCGATTTTTTGAGGAATTAGACTATGTGAATGAAGGTGAAAATGGGAACCGTTTTGCTGAAATGATGAGGAAAGACCTACCGCAG GTTGTCATACCAAGAACCTACCAAAAATATACATCAAGGAGGGTTCTTACCACAGAATGGATTGATGGAGAAAAGCTTTCGCAGAGCACAGAAAGTGATGTTGGAGAGCTAGTTAATGTTGGAGTCATCTGCTATCTGAAACAG CTTCTTGATACTGGATTTTTTCATGCTGATCCACATCCGGGAAATTTGATCCGCACTCCTGATGGAAAACTTGCCATACTTGACTTTG GGCTTGTGACAAAACTGACAGATGATCAAAAGTATGGCATGATTGAAGCAATTGCTCATCTCATCCATCGGGATTATCAAGCCATAGTAAAAGACTTTGTTAAACTTGGTTTCATTCCAGATGGTGTCAATTTGGAGCCTATCTTGCCTGTCCTTGCCAAGGTTTTTGATCAGGCATTAGAAGGTGGAGGGGCTAAAAACATCAATTTTCAGGAGCTGGCTTCGGATTTAGCCCAAATTACCTTTGATTATCCTTTTAGGATACCCCCATACTTTGCCCTTATAATTAGAGCTATTGGTGTTCTGGAAGGGATAGCCTTAGTAGGAAACCCTGATTTTGCCATCGTTGATGAGGCCTATCCGTATATTGCGCAG AGGCTCCTCACAGATGAATCTCCTCGGCTAAGGGATGCTCTACGTTACACTATATATGGGAAATCTGGAGTTTTTGATGCTGAAAGATTTATTGATGTCATGCAAGCCTTTGAGAATTTTATTACAGCTGCCAAAAGTGGTGGTGGAGAGAGTATGAATGGGAATATGGCTGAGCTTGGAATTCTTACTACTAGGCAGTCAGAATATTTGTTGCCAGGATTCCAATCCGTTATGCCTCAACCACAGCAGCCAGTGCAAACAAGGGCAGCTTTAGCGTTTCTGTTGTCTGATAGGGGGAATTTTTTCCGAGAATTTCTTTTGGATGAG ATTGTTAAGGGAATTGATGCAGTAACAAGGGAACAACTGGTGAGAACAATGTCCTTACTAGGAATTCAGAATGCAACCCCTGTTTTCAGTATGGTGCCTACTTTAGGACCCTTCAAGACTGCGGCTCTAATACCCAGCATAACTGAAGAGGATGAAGTTATATTGAACAATGTGCAGATGGTGGTGGAATTCTTGACTGCAGGAAGTTCCCTATCAAGAACATCTGATCAG GTACTGAATATTCCTCAGATTATTCAAGAGCTTCTCCCAGTGCTGCCGGGCATCTCTGTTAAAGTGCTTCCTGATATTGTTAGCAGATTATCGTCTCGGGTTTTAGCACGATTAATACGTGATACATTTTTGTAA
- the LOC137829446 gene encoding uncharacterized protein, which yields MTYVLLGCERGGKYKRYKKEVDVSRSGSRKCECPFRLRGKPVKGGQGWMVELICGSHNHDLAETMVGHPYAGRLSIEEKVMVEDMTKTSMKPRNILLTMKERNEKNVTTIKQVYNAITVHRRSQRGHRTEMQQLMLLLERDRYVHWCRCDEVSNIVQDIFWTHPDSVKLVNSFNIVILMDSAYKTNKYRMPLLEVVGITSTGLTFSVAFCLLAAEKENNFFWALDRLKGLFLRVDSCPRVVVCDRDVALMNAIRMVFPKAYNLLCRFHIDKNVKAKCKMLVHPREAWDQVMEVWGSVVDCDIVEAFEDRVNALRVVCSPWPIFVDYVMDTWLRPHKENFFKAWIDKVMHLGNTTSNKVEAAHWSLKRVLQNSMGDLCFCWDSINKMIILQHNAIKDSFQKSLHVVEHRFKVTAYKKLLGFVFKYALNLISEELDRVKSVGFDKSRCGCSLTCTHGLPCACQLASFGVGSIPLKSVHVMWTRLSFEDIATEQSSSELSIDKEFEVIAKRFKELDVAGKVNIKSKLQDIAFPEKTSIYAPDHKVKTKGVVKMSRPTKFMRSTKRIPSYLEHVDFLHSQHDSCASKKSNEESLPEIVPAKCIPFLDKFPVGYHPYIVDVVDV from the coding sequence ATGACCTATGTATTGTTAGGTTGTGAGAGAGGTGGTAAATACAAACGGTATAAAAAAGAAGTAGATGTCAGTCGATCTGGAAGTAGGAAGTGTGAGTGTCCTTTCAGATTGCGAGGCAAACCAGTCAAAGGTGGTCAAGGGTGGATGGTTGAATTAATTTGTGGTTCTCACAATCATGACTTGGCAGAGACAATGGTGGGTCATCCGTATGCTGGAAGGTTAAGTATAGAGGAAAAGGTTATGGTTGAGGATATGACTAAAACTTCGATGAAGCcaagaaatattttactaaccatgaaagagagaaatgagaagaatgTGACAACGATTAAGCAGGTTTATAATGCAATCACTGTTCACCGAAGATCACAACGAGGTCACAGAACAGAAATGCAACAACTGATGTTGTTACTAGAGCGAGACAGGTACGTGCATTGGTGTAGGTGTGATGAGGTCTCTAATATTGTGCAAGATATATTTTGGACACACCCAGATTCAGTAAAATTGGTGAACTCATTTAACATTGTCATATTAATGGATAGTGCGTACAAGACGAACAAGTATAGGATGCCGTTACTTGAGGTTGTTGGGATTACGTCTACAGGTTTGACTTTCTCCGTTGCATTTTGTTTACTAGCagcagaaaaggaaaataattttttttgggcCCTTGACAGACTTAAAGGGTTGTTTTTAAGAGTTGATTCATGCCCTAGGGTGGTGGTATGTGATAGAGATGTTGCCTTAATGAATGCAATTAGAATGGTGTTTCCTAAAGCTTATAATTTGCTCTGTCGGtttcacattgataaaaatgtgaaagcaaaatgtaaaatgttggtGCATCCAAGAGAGGCATGGGATCAAGTAATGGAAGTGTGGGGATCTGTTGTGGATTGTGATATTGTTGAGGCCTTTGAAGATCGTGTCAATGCTCTTCGAGTTGTCTGTTCTCCATGGCCTATATTTGTTGATTATGTGATGGATACATGGTTACGTCCACATAAAGAAAATTTTTTCAAGGCATGGATAGATAAGGTGATGCACTTAGGAAACACAACAAGTAACAAAGTTGAGGCGGCACACTGGAGCCTAAAGAGAGTTCTTCAGAATTCGATGGGGGATTTATGTTTCTGCTGGGATTCCATCAATAAGATGATTATTTTACAACATAATGCAATCAAAGATTCATTCCAAAAGAGTTTGCATGTGGTTGAACATCGGTTCAAGGTTACAGCTTACAAAAAATTGTTAGGTTTTGTGTTTAAATATGCTTTGAACCTTATTTCAGAAGAACTTGATAGGGTTAAATCAGTGGGGTTTGATAAAAGTAGGTGTGGATGTAGTCTTACATGTACTCATGGTCTTCCTTGTGCGTGTCAATTGGCTTCATTTGGTGTTGGTAGCATACCACTTAAATCAGTACATGTGATGTGGACTCGTTTAAGCTTTGAAGACATTGCTACTGAACAATCTTCATCTGAGTTGTCAATTGATAAAGAGTTTGAGGTCATCGCGAAGCGGTTTAAAGAGTTGGATGTTGCAGGTAAGGTTAACATCAAAAGTAAATTGCAGGATATTGCCTTTCCAGAGAAGACATCTATTTACGCACCAGATCATAAGGTGAAAACAAAAGGTGTTGTAAAGATGTCTCGTCCTACCAAATTCATGAGATCAACTAAGCGAATCCCTTCTTATTTAGAACATGTGGATTTCTTACACTCACAACATGATAGTTGTGCGAGCAAAAAATCTAATGAAGAAAGCTTACCAGAAATTGTACCAGCAAAATGTATTCCTTTCCTTGATAAGTTCCCTGTAGGGTATCATCCATATATTGTTGATGTTGTTGATGTTTAG
- the LOC137829447 gene encoding uncharacterized protein — translation MCMETHAQGGSGLWLPEHTYFTLSVALFLRTRVLHQGGFMSISRMRRMQALYSEDQPRCRLYDAGKGTSIVVVRSQLDTLTPASIRFCPYNEHREERPFESISLFSGYLRLENWTQLHMPERVLRQYGYTQIIPRNPSVLGHGHLDTNEMDRRWLHFNYYVIHDYVIAPHPDACVQEYMAWFTSISHPYVINTDEDDRPVPVPSDARGHEAVPSHPEESHPVLGICRRITETLQPLLDHGDVVEGSPVWEGIQAAIMLARGATDERVVYVRRHARRND, via the exons ATGTGTATGGAGACGCATGCTCAAGGAGGCAGTGGACTGTGGCTGCCAGAGCATACTTACTTCACCTTGTCGGTTGCACTATTTTTGCGGACAAGAGTGCTACATCA GGGTGGATTTATGAGCATTTCCCGTATGAGACGTATGCAAGCATTGTATTCTGAAGATCAACCTCGGTGTAGGCTGTATGATGCTGGAAAAGGTACTTCAATTGTTGTTGTTCGATCACAGTTGGATACATTGACACCAGCTTCCATTCGGTTTTGTCCATACAACGAGCACAGGGAAGAACGTCCATTTGAGTCGATTTCCTTATTCAGTGGTTATTTGAGGCTTGAAAATTGGACACAGTTGCACATGCCAGAACGTGTCCTGCGTCAGTATGGTTATACACAGATCATCCCTCGCAACCCATCTGTACTTGGACATGGTCATCTGGATACAAATGAAATGGACCGTCGATGGTTACATTTCAATTATTATGTCATACATGACTATGTCATAGCACCTCATCCTGATGCTTGCGTTCAAGAGTACATGGCTTGGTTTACATCTATATCACATCCATATGTGATTAATACAGATGAAGATGACCGTCCTGTACCGGTACCCTCAGATGCACGTGGTCACGAAGCAGTGCCAAGTCATCCTGAGGAGTCACATCCTGTTCTG GGTATTTGTCGTAGAATTACAGAGACATTGCAACCATTACTTGATCATGGCGATGTCGTGGAGGGCAGCCCTGTTTGGGAAGGCATACAAGCAGCCATTATGTTAGCACGAGGAGCGACTGATGAAAGAGTTGTTTATGTCAGGAGACATGCACGTAGGAATGATtga
- the LOC137830413 gene encoding uncharacterized protein, whose product MAGIDAAKYGHSPVHKAIVSKDYAELKRILAGLPRLRNTAEIHTEAVSILEEEKADAISALIDRRDVPNRDTPLHLAVKFGDEMATEMLMVAGADWSLQNEQGWSALQEAICNREEGIAKIIIKHYQPLAWAKWCRRLPRLVGTMRRMRDFYMEITFHFESSVIPFISRIAPSDTYKIWKRGANLRADMTLAGFDGFRIQRSDQSILFLGDGSEDGKVPPGSLCMISHKEKEILNALDDAGFPADEEEVQQEVVAMSKTNIFRPGIDVTQAVLLPQLTWRRQEKTEMVGSWKAKVYDMHNVVVSIKSRGVPGAMTDDELFSSCNENETEGEEFNDILTEEERRQLEDALRLDSLDLANESDEVVIGHRHSCYEHRDIPIEDGTCNKSGENKQEKKGWFGGWRKKDLKPEAPKKIAAPRSSLCVEEKVSDLLGDSPSRNQTKPGRHSVEIAVKGDESRRKKDAKASSANSDGRSRHKDGNRENEYKKGLRPILWLSPNFPLKTEELLPLLDIVANKVKAIRRLRELLTTKLPVGSFPVKVAIPVVPTIRVLVTFTKFEELQPVDEFATPPSSPSAAGQESPAVPHFSASSWFQWIKAPYRSGTSAPGSSSRIENIQDPFAIPSDYTWISAEAKKKKMQEKNKAKKGKSHN is encoded by the exons ATGGCGGGGATTGATGCTGCAAAGTATGGTCATAGTCCAGTGCACAAGGCCATAGTTTCAAAGGATTATGCTGAGCTTAAGAGGATACTTGCTGGTCTCCCACGGCTGCGTAACACGGCTGAGATTCACACTGAAGCGGTTTCAATTTTGGAGGAAGAAAAGGCTGATGCCATTTCCGCTTTGATTGACCGGCGTGATGTGCCAAACCGGGATACTCCTCTTCATTTGGCTGTGAAATTTGGGGATGAAATGGCCACGGAGATGCTTATGGTTGCTGGGGCAGATTGGAGTTTGCAGAATGAGCAGGGGTGGAGTGCTCTTCAGGAAGCTATCTGCAATAGAGAAGAGGGTATTGCCAAGATAATAATTAAGCACTACCAACCTCTGGCTTGGGCAAAATGGTGCAGACGGTTGCCTCGCTTGGTAGGGACCATGAGGAGAATGAGAGACTTCTACATGGAGATTACATTCCATTTTGAGAGTTCTGTGATTCCTTTCATCTCGAGGATTGCTCCTTCAGACACCTACAAAATTTGGAAGAGGGGTGCAAATCTAAGGGCAGACATGACTTTGGCTGGTTTTGATGGTTTTAGAATCCAGAGATCAGATCAGAGCATTCTTTTCCTTGGTGATGGTTCAGAGGATGGGAAAGTCCCACCTGGGTCACTCTGCATGATCTCACACAAGGAAAAAGAGATTCTCAATGCTCTAGATGATGCTGGATTTCCGGCAGATGAGGAGGAGGTTCAGCAAGAAGTGGTTGCAATgtctaaaacaaatatttttaggCCTGGGATTGATGTCACCCAGGCAGTTCTTTTGCCTCAGTTGACTTGGAGGCGGCAGGAGAAAACAGAAATGGTAGGCTCTTGGAAAGCTAAGGTGTATGACATGCACAATGTAGTTGTGAGCATAAAATCTAGAGGAGTCCCTGGAGCTATGACAGATGATGAGCTCTTCTCATCTTGCAATGAAAATGAAACTGAGGGTGAAGAGTTCAATGATATATTGACTGAGGAGGAAAGAAGGCAATTGGAAGATGCGCTTCGGTTGGATTCATTGGACTTGGCCAACGAGAGTGATGAGGTCGTCATTGGGCATCGTCACAGCTGCTATGAGCATAGAGATATTCCCATTGAAGATGGAACTTGTAACAAAAGTGGAGAAAATAAGCAGGAAAAGAAAGGATGGTTTGGTGGATGGAGGAAAAAGGATTTGAAACCTGAAGCACCAAAGAAGATTGCTGCACCAAGAAGTTCTCTTTGCGTAGAAGAAAAGGTGAGTGATTTATTAGGGGATTCTCCTTCAAGAAATCAGACTAAGCCAGGAAGACATTCTGTTGAGATAGCTGTGAAGGGTGATGAGTCACGGAGGAAAAAAGATGCCAAGGCTTCTTCTGCAAATTCTGATGGCAGAAGTCGTCACAAAGATGGAAATCGTGAAAATGAATATAAGAAAGGGTTGCGACCTATTCTTTGGCTTTCACCTAACTTTCCCCTAAAAACTGAAGAACTCCTGCCATTGCTCGACATTGTTGCAAACAAAGTTAAAGCAATTCGACGATTAAGAGAGCTCCTTACAACGAAACTTCCAGTGGGAAGCTTCCCTGTTAAG GTGGCCATCCCTGTGGTTCCTACTATCAGAGTATTGGTTACCTTTACAAAGTTTGAAGAACTACAGCCGGTGGACGAGTTCGCAACGCCGCCATCGAGTCCATCTGCAGCTGGCCAAGAGAGCCCTGCAGTGCCACATTTCTCGGCATCATCTTGGTTTCAATGGATAAAGGCTCCTTATCGCTCTGGTACATCTGCTCCAGGATCCAGCAGTAGGATAGAAAATATTCAAGACCCATTTGCCATTCCATCTGACTATACTTGGATTAGTGCTGAagcaaagaaaaagaagatgcaagagaAGAACAAGgcaaagaaaggaaaaagtCATAACTAG
- the LOC137830414 gene encoding uncharacterized protein produces MEGIDVSAYDHSPVHKAIVLKDHIALDELLGRLPQLGNPFEIKTEAASIAEDEKAAAIAAMVDRRDVPNGDTPLHLAAKCGDFIATRMLMDAGANGRLKNKEGWTALREAIINKQDKIGIVMIKHYWNDYERKYFRRLPRYIGTMRRMKDFYMEITFHFESSVIPFISRIAPSDTYKIWKRGGNMRADMTLAGFDGLKIKRSNQSILFLGDGAKDDARKFPGSLFKVLHKEKEVLVLSPSKAAPTERQVKRTLNEKSRTDSVRVGIDVSEAVLVPQVTWRKKERKEMVGPWKAKVYDMQNVVLSVKSKRVPGAPPPEARQAASRERRKKEGEKMDDILTEEEKKQLEAAMNSTDENGPSQKGHRVKKEKKEKKGKSGGHKDHKEKSTNAPSETFTSQNGENQYKRGMMPALWLSQNFPLTIDELLPMLDILAERLKAVRRLRELLTTKLPKETFPVRVAIPVVSTVRVLVTFTKFEELQQENENENADEFESAPSSPTGEQKNLEEDENSSASSSWFQWIKTPSRSSSSSVESSSRVFDDEDLFSIPPDYKWLTEEEMLKQIRAK; encoded by the exons ATGGAAGGCATTGATGTCTCAGCATATGATCATAGCCCTGTGCACAAGGCCATAGTACTGAAGGATCATATTGCTCTTGATGAGTTACTTGGGCGTCTCCCACAACTAGGTAACCCCTTTGAGATTAAAACTGAGGCTGCTTCAATAGCTGAGGATGAGAAGGCTGCAGCCATCGCTGCTATGGTGGATCGGAGGGATGTACCAAATGGTGACACCCCTCTTCACTTGGCTGCAAAATGTGGTGATTTTATAGCAACTAGGATGCTCATGGATGCTGGGGCAAATGGTAGGTTGAAGAACAAGGAAGGGTGGACTGCTCTTAGAGAAGCTATCATCAACAAACAAGATAAAATAGGAATTGTTATGATAAAGCACTATTGGAATGACTATGAGAGAAAGTACTTTAGAAGGTTGCCTAGGTACATAGGGACTATGAGAAGAATGAAGGACTTCTACATGGAGATTACATTCCATTTTGAGAGTTCTGTGATCCCTTTCATCTCAAGGATTGCACCTTCAGACACTTACAAGATTTGGAAAAGGGGTGGCAATATGAGGGCAGATATGACTTTGGCTGGCTTTGATGGTTTGAAAATCAAGAGGTCAAATCAGAGCATTCTTTTTCTTGGTGATGGTGCTAAAGATGATGCGAGGAAATTCCCCGGATCTTTGTTCAAAGTGTTACACAAAGAGAAGGAAGTACTTGTGCTTTCACCCTCCAAAGCTGCTCCCACTGAGAGACAGGTTAAGAGGACATTGAATGAGAAGTCTAGGACTGACTCAGTAAGGGTTGGGATTGATGTGAGTGAGGCAGTTCTTGTTCCTCAGGTAACATGGAGGAAAAAAGAGAGGAAAGAAATGGTGGGGCCTTGGAAAGCTAAGGTGTATGACATGCAGAATGTGGTTCTCAGTGTGAAATCCAAAAGGGTCCCTGGAGCTCCACCACCTGAGGCCAGGCAAGCAGCTTCCAGGGAAAGGAGGAAGAAGGAGGGTGAAAAAATGGATGACATTTTgacagaagaagagaagaagcaATTGGAAGCTGCAATGAATTCAACAGATGAAAATGGCCCAAGTCAAAAAGGCCATCGtgtaaagaaagaaaagaaagaaaagaaaggaaagtcTGGTGGACATAAGGACCACAAGGAGAAAAGCACAAATGCACCATCTGAGACCTTTACTTCCCAAAATGGTGAAAACCAGTATAAGAGAGGGATGATGCCTGCTCTCTGGCTTTCCCAAAACTTTCCATTAACAATTGATGAATTGCTACCCATGCTTGACATTCTTGCTGAAAGACTTAAAGCAGTTCGTAGGTTAAGAGAACTCCTTACAACAAAACTTCCAAAGGAAACCTTTCCAGTCAGG GTAGCCATCCCTGTGGTGTCCACTGTTAGAGTATTGGTGACTTTCACAAAGTTTGAAGAACTACaacaagaaaatgaaaatgaaaatgcagATGAGTTTGAATCAGCCCCATCAAGTCCTACTGGTGAACAAAAGAACCTAGAAGAGGATGAAAATTCCTCTGCATCATCATCATGGTTTCAGTGGATAAAGACCCCTTCAAGATCTAGTTCATCTAGTGTGGAATCTAGTAGTAGGGTATTTGATGATGAGGACCTGTTTTCTATTCCCCCAGATTATAAATGGCTTACTGAAGAGGAAATGTTAAAACAGATAAGAGCAAAATAG